The proteins below come from a single Stutzerimonas stutzeri RCH2 genomic window:
- a CDS encoding multidrug DMT transporter permease, translated as MQELAARLGEPGSKAETESVLLQMLSSRQLEAEVVEILCIFWMAVRACGYSPTSKLAESTSRSSILSDLVLESCGLLPEGDDEALEEVPEEFEIPQDFDGVQGSDLPRIFRTSLGKLESHTGLPFVRQMAFEWTANRTAYPDAPFQGDPWHFLRPMGEGFVGQLSSRAALRAISAYLRTLAVAEDLWGMPTDLAEERALLALPVHPTLAFLRPLRPVWFPATTDFDGDTEAIEASLRALISRVEAARPSDELIAFSSPIVMSIERCVEVSIVRWSQAAGSEIADVDLAVHLENIWSSGRMLRSAAPEPLSTTTLLIPPHLGSLIDGKCKAWPLAAPLDLDRIGYLQHDLYPGRLFLPTLPGCDQAEFTPCGGQLEVKVGEQVIADLCYWNAGWGPARPMQFEGNCGAALISRGTSYREAGGSTEGAVRSFYLWQVRTLHRDNTFDRFNQALAMGAMFV; from the coding sequence ATGCAGGAGCTGGCAGCTAGGCTGGGGGAGCCAGGTTCGAAGGCTGAGACCGAGTCCGTGCTTCTCCAAATGCTGAGCTCACGCCAGCTTGAGGCCGAAGTGGTCGAGATCCTGTGTATCTTCTGGATGGCGGTAAGAGCATGCGGCTACTCCCCCACTTCCAAGCTGGCTGAGAGCACTTCGAGGTCATCCATCCTTTCGGACCTCGTTCTGGAAAGCTGTGGTCTGTTGCCAGAGGGCGACGACGAAGCGCTGGAGGAGGTTCCCGAGGAGTTCGAGATACCCCAGGACTTTGACGGCGTGCAGGGCTCAGATTTGCCTCGGATCTTCCGAACTTCCTTGGGAAAGCTTGAGAGTCATACTGGGCTGCCGTTCGTCCGGCAGATGGCCTTTGAGTGGACGGCGAACCGCACCGCCTACCCAGACGCTCCGTTCCAAGGAGACCCCTGGCACTTCCTGAGGCCCATGGGCGAAGGTTTTGTCGGACAGCTATCCTCGCGGGCTGCTCTTCGCGCCATCTCCGCCTACCTTCGCACGCTGGCGGTTGCCGAAGATTTGTGGGGTATGCCAACGGATCTGGCGGAAGAAAGGGCTCTCTTGGCTTTACCTGTTCATCCGACCTTAGCCTTCCTCCGACCACTACGCCCTGTTTGGTTCCCTGCAACAACCGACTTCGACGGTGACACCGAGGCAATCGAAGCCTCCCTGCGAGCTCTGATTAGTCGCGTAGAGGCAGCGCGACCAAGTGACGAACTGATCGCGTTCAGTTCGCCAATCGTGATGTCGATCGAGAGGTGTGTGGAGGTCTCGATCGTTCGCTGGTCACAAGCGGCGGGCAGCGAGATCGCTGATGTGGATTTGGCTGTACATTTGGAGAACATCTGGTCCAGCGGGCGGATGCTTCGCAGTGCGGCGCCTGAGCCTCTGAGCACGACGACTCTTTTGATACCCCCCCATCTTGGCAGCCTAATAGATGGAAAGTGCAAGGCCTGGCCGCTTGCCGCGCCGCTCGATCTCGACCGCATAGGCTATCTTCAACACGATTTGTATCCGGGGCGGCTATTCCTTCCAACGCTCCCTGGCTGCGACCAGGCCGAGTTCACCCCTTGTGGTGGGCAGTTGGAGGTCAAGGTGGGCGAGCAGGTCATCGCTGATCTCTGTTACTGGAATGCGGGCTGGGGACCCGCACGCCCCATGCAGTTCGAAGGCAACTGTGGTGCCGCACTCATTTCAAGAGGTACGAGCTATCGGGAAGCGGGGGGCTCAACGGAAGGGGCGGTTCGCTCGTTCTATCTTTGGCAGGTGCGAACACTGCACCGAGACAACACCTTTGACAGGTTTAACCAAGCGCTGGCTATGGGCGCTATGTTCGTCTAG
- a CDS encoding AAA family ATPase — translation MANGKILRQLFKAGTAGDTDAFRLASKAVIEEERQKQHHLLANDLEQILYGSDLNFKASSSTSRTHYDVPVDKERGLPLLDIRSPKRSLDEVILPPSSSAALEEILEENRRADVLRSYGMKPAGKVIFFGPPGCGKTLAAEVVAFELDRPLAIVRLDALVSSFLGETAANLRKVFDFIAQHPFVVLFDEFDAIGKERGDSGDHGELRRVVNAVLQMMDSYEGRSLILAATNHEKILDTAIWRRFDESIEFPLPDEKQLKDILSLKLRGIRRQFEIDDKEVLTEFKGKSGADVERVIRRAAKRMILREQEFLTLKELKSALAREDLRKS, via the coding sequence ATGGCCAATGGGAAAATTCTTCGCCAGTTGTTCAAAGCGGGCACTGCAGGTGATACCGATGCGTTTCGCCTTGCCTCTAAAGCTGTTATCGAGGAAGAGCGGCAGAAACAACACCATCTTCTCGCTAATGATCTAGAGCAAATCCTCTACGGCAGCGACTTGAACTTCAAAGCATCTAGTAGCACATCACGCACTCACTATGATGTTCCCGTAGATAAAGAGCGCGGTTTACCGCTGCTTGACATAAGGTCACCTAAGCGCTCCCTTGATGAAGTGATTCTCCCTCCCAGCAGCTCTGCTGCACTAGAGGAGATACTCGAAGAGAACCGTCGTGCTGATGTGCTCCGCAGCTACGGTATGAAGCCCGCGGGCAAGGTGATTTTCTTCGGCCCACCGGGCTGCGGAAAGACACTGGCAGCCGAGGTAGTAGCGTTCGAACTTGATCGACCTTTGGCAATTGTCCGATTGGATGCGCTGGTTTCGTCTTTCCTTGGTGAAACGGCTGCCAACCTTCGCAAGGTCTTCGATTTTATTGCCCAGCATCCGTTTGTTGTTCTATTCGATGAGTTCGATGCAATCGGTAAAGAGCGCGGCGATAGTGGCGACCATGGTGAGCTGCGACGTGTAGTAAACGCAGTGCTTCAGATGATGGACTCATACGAAGGTCGCAGTTTGATCTTGGCTGCTACTAACCATGAGAAGATTCTGGACACTGCCATTTGGCGACGATTTGATGAATCCATCGAATTTCCGCTCCCGGATGAGAAGCAACTGAAAGATATTTTGTCACTGAAGCTGAGAGGAATCCGGCGTCAATTTGAGATTGACGACAAGGAAGTATTGACGGAGTTTAAGGGCAAGAGCGGAGCTGATGTTGAGCGAGTTATACGTCGCGCCGCGAAGCGGATGATCCTGCGGGAGCAAGAGTTTCTGACCCTCAAAGAGCTGAAAAGCGCACTTGCAAGAGAAGATCTCAGGAAGTCCTGA
- the msrA gene encoding peptide-methionine (S)-S-oxide reductase MsrA, translating into MKTEKIVLAGGCFWCLEPVFKRIKGVQSVKCGYTGGTLNAPTYDDICTGKTGHAEAIKIEFDSSKISLSELLEIFFAIHDPTTLNRQGADIGTQYRSAIFYDSDEQLVTAKTAILETEKNGLWKNPTATTLERLTEFFEAEEYHQDFFTKNPSNRYCQISIAPKLAKLETIFKNQKATGRE; encoded by the coding sequence ATGAAAACCGAAAAAATAGTACTGGCAGGCGGTTGCTTTTGGTGTCTTGAACCAGTCTTCAAGAGAATCAAGGGCGTTCAGTCTGTGAAATGTGGCTACACGGGGGGAACCCTCAACGCACCAACATATGATGATATATGCACTGGCAAAACAGGCCATGCCGAAGCAATAAAGATTGAATTTGATAGTAGCAAAATCAGCCTATCCGAATTGCTTGAGATTTTCTTTGCAATACATGACCCAACCACTCTAAATAGGCAAGGTGCAGATATCGGAACCCAATATCGATCTGCCATATTTTATGATAGCGACGAACAGCTAGTAACCGCGAAAACCGCAATACTAGAAACTGAAAAAAATGGCCTTTGGAAAAACCCAACGGCAACCACCTTAGAGAGGTTAACTGAATTCTTCGAAGCCGAGGAATACCACCAAGACTTCTTCACAAAGAACCCAAGCAATAGATACTGCCAGATATCAATAGCACCAAAGCTCGCAAAGCTGGAAACTATATTCAAAAACCAAAAAGCAACTGGGCGCGAATAG
- a CDS encoding EAL domain-containing protein: MKIHTDAASRLATEVVTQLPVPSRLGMLRFERLNESSWTLLFLDPACERLLGVSASDLCSLIDSPYASLMEPSARLQLHEDIQQQLSARNHYSVSYRLHTPDSVLDITELGEVCQQYGRELLRGYLMAGRRPESDQDLRSQNARLRTSLQQHQQTQDEHLEHMLRSRTQQGLIVKLARHRYSSTNPQQEAAQLITQAACEVYEVDRAAIWHLNGTRLEPIACYRLGSDNYETLPEVELTPFPRYLQALQSGRAVDAQDVSQDHRTSALGEQLHRPQGIRSILDASIRVGGEVIGVLSLQHAGQPRTWQADEVAFAGELADQYAQVLANQQRLSATHMLSLFQRAVEQSASAFILVDRDGRVEYVNPAFTSISQFSAAEVRGHRLTDLKALENLSELLFDTSSVLAHSNSWQGEFRSRRKNLEPYWGQLSISKVFNDEGVLTHYIGIYEDITRSKLAHQHIERLAYTDNLTNLGNRPYFIRSLEERFAAGAEPRLCLLLVDIDNFKRINDSLGHQTGDKLLTSLARRLRNGLSQQSVLARFASNEFALLFDDMELDEGLRLADQVLRVLDKPLFVDKQLISVSASLGLACSPQHGRDPETLMKHAGQALHKAKANGKNQVQIFTEALHAEANYKLFVENNLRRALTQNELEVFYQPKLCLRSGQLQGLEALLRWNHPEKGMIRPDQFISVAEETGLIIPIGKWVLREACRMGVRLSALGHGKPQIAINLSPKQFSDPDLLGSIASILLEEQLSPGQLELELTESLLLDATEETRQQLIGLKALGLTLAMDDFGTGYSSLSYLKKFPIDVIKIDRSFIKDIPDNQDDMEITSAVIAMARKLHLKVVAEGIETAEQLKFLRHHRCDIGQGYLFDKPIPGNILSDALRRYPHWR; the protein is encoded by the coding sequence ATGAAAATACATACCGATGCCGCCAGCCGCCTGGCGACCGAGGTTGTGACGCAGTTGCCAGTGCCTTCACGGCTGGGCATGCTGCGTTTCGAGCGGCTGAACGAGTCCAGCTGGACGCTGCTGTTTCTCGACCCTGCCTGTGAACGTCTGCTCGGCGTGTCTGCCAGCGACCTGTGCTCACTGATCGACTCCCCTTATGCCAGCCTGATGGAGCCCAGCGCTCGTCTTCAGCTGCATGAAGATATCCAGCAGCAGCTGAGCGCACGCAACCACTATTCCGTCAGTTACCGGCTACACACACCTGACAGTGTGCTGGATATCACTGAGCTGGGCGAAGTCTGCCAGCAGTACGGGCGTGAATTGCTGCGGGGCTATCTGATGGCGGGCCGAAGGCCAGAGTCGGATCAGGACCTCAGGTCCCAGAATGCCCGCCTTCGCACCTCGCTGCAGCAGCACCAGCAGACGCAGGACGAACACCTCGAACACATGCTGCGCTCACGTACGCAGCAGGGACTCATCGTCAAGCTGGCGCGGCACCGATACAGCTCCACCAATCCACAGCAGGAAGCAGCGCAACTGATCACGCAGGCCGCCTGCGAAGTCTATGAGGTCGACCGTGCAGCCATCTGGCATCTGAACGGCACCCGCCTCGAGCCGATTGCTTGCTACAGGCTCGGCAGCGACAACTATGAAACGCTGCCGGAAGTGGAGCTGACGCCCTTCCCGCGCTATCTGCAAGCCCTGCAGAGCGGGCGGGCCGTCGATGCGCAGGACGTGTCGCAGGACCATCGCACCAGCGCATTAGGCGAGCAGCTCCATCGTCCGCAAGGCATCCGCTCGATCCTCGACGCCAGCATTCGAGTCGGTGGTGAAGTGATTGGCGTGTTGAGCCTGCAGCACGCCGGTCAGCCGAGAACCTGGCAAGCCGACGAGGTCGCCTTCGCCGGAGAGCTGGCGGACCAATACGCACAAGTGCTGGCCAACCAGCAACGCCTGAGCGCGACCCATATGCTCAGTCTGTTCCAGCGCGCCGTGGAACAGAGCGCAAGTGCCTTCATCCTGGTCGACCGTGACGGTCGCGTGGAGTATGTCAATCCGGCCTTCACCAGCATCAGCCAGTTCTCCGCGGCCGAGGTACGCGGCCACCGCCTGACCGATCTGAAGGCCTTGGAAAATCTCAGCGAGTTGCTGTTCGATACCTCATCGGTGCTCGCCCACAGCAACAGCTGGCAGGGCGAGTTCCGCTCCCGCCGCAAGAATCTGGAGCCCTACTGGGGTCAGCTGTCGATCTCCAAGGTGTTCAACGATGAAGGCGTGCTGACTCATTACATCGGCATCTACGAAGACATCACCCGCAGCAAACTGGCCCATCAGCATATTGAGCGACTGGCCTATACCGATAACCTGACCAACCTCGGCAACCGGCCATATTTCATTCGCAGCCTCGAGGAACGCTTTGCTGCAGGTGCCGAGCCTCGGCTCTGCCTGCTGTTGGTGGATATCGACAACTTCAAGCGCATCAACGACAGCCTCGGCCACCAGACCGGCGACAAGCTGCTTACCAGCCTGGCGCGCCGACTGCGCAACGGCCTCAGTCAGCAGAGCGTGCTGGCACGGTTTGCCAGCAACGAGTTCGCTTTGCTGTTCGATGACATGGAGCTGGATGAAGGGCTGCGGCTGGCCGATCAGGTTCTGCGCGTCCTCGACAAACCACTGTTCGTCGACAAGCAGCTGATCAGCGTCAGCGCGTCGCTGGGACTGGCCTGCTCGCCGCAACACGGTCGGGATCCGGAAACGCTGATGAAGCATGCGGGACAAGCGCTGCACAAGGCCAAGGCCAACGGCAAGAATCAGGTGCAGATCTTCACCGAGGCACTGCATGCCGAGGCCAACTACAAGCTGTTCGTCGAGAACAACCTGCGCCGCGCCCTCACTCAGAACGAGCTTGAAGTCTTCTATCAGCCGAAGCTGTGCCTGCGTAGCGGACAGCTGCAGGGACTGGAAGCGTTGCTGCGCTGGAACCATCCGGAAAAAGGAATGATCCGCCCGGATCAGTTCATCAGTGTCGCTGAAGAGACCGGCCTGATCATTCCTATCGGCAAGTGGGTCCTGCGCGAGGCATGTCGCATGGGCGTCAGACTGTCGGCGCTGGGCCACGGCAAACCGCAGATTGCGATCAACCTGTCTCCCAAGCAATTCTCTGACCCGGATCTGCTGGGCTCGATTGCCTCCATCCTTCTGGAGGAGCAGCTTTCTCCGGGTCAGCTGGAACTGGAGCTGACCGAAAGCCTGCTGCTCGACGCAACCGAAGAAACCCGGCAGCAGCTGATCGGTTTGAAGGCATTGGGCCTGACCCTGGCCATGGATGACTTCGGCACGGGATATTCCTCGCTCAGTTACCTGAAGAAATTTCCCATTGACGTGATCAAGATCGATCGCAGCTTCATCAAGGATATTCCCGACAATCAGGACGACATGGAGATCACCTCCGCGGTCATTGCCATGGCGCGCAAGCTGCACCTGAAGGTGGTCGCCGAAGGTATCGAGACAGCCGAGCAACTCAAGTTCCTCCGCCATCATCGCTGCGATATCGGCCAGGGCTATCTGTTCGACAAACCGATTCCCGGCAACATCCTGAGCGACGCCTTGCGCCGCTATCCCCATTGGCGCTAA
- a CDS encoding S8 family peptidase: protein MATYKHLNIAREVLDNSRRTKNPPPFTKREDRRGHGQKLNAYFLTAEGQAKKQIGSTANSPYVLKLKYDGTLNFSNLDVHGLEFVSQEDKQLCVVFATEEGLAKFADHLTKLGVMDDALTYGQILEAIAGVETWSAEDRKSWAITHIGIPDTPTFKLDVELWPVYVASHPKRILLTNAFEAWLSGERIKRLDKLNLDSLLMYRVEVTPEQAQLLLNHRDVRLVDLIPATGISIQQLNRDINELPRNIPAPAADAARVCILDSGINGNHPLLKPAMAESASFVDEEGDDDQAGHGTAVAGVALYGDVEACNNSNFWRPELWIFNGKVMKKCPHTGDAIYDELSLEASLTKAVEYFVELGCRIFNLSLGNNNAPYDGAHVRGLAYILDVLSRRHNILFVVSTGNFRGSEEPPVPVNSWRDEYPEYLVAEQSAIIDPAPAMMVLTVGSISRHNATFDSQKYPDISQLSPASENQPSPFTRHGPSVKGALKPELVAAGGNLASPMRQANAQWSPHMRGLGVLTLNHQWAGNTIFKEVSGTSFAAPYITHLAGRLLNEYPTASANMLRAMLVNQAYLPGEVISTFSNEFRKGYKEAKATRKRDVARDVAGYGVVSEADLFRSSNNVVVLMSEETIENDGCQFFELPLPDDYLRSARGTRELSITLAYSPVVRTTRIDYLATQINYRLAVGTSLDEVQKHFSKELKAETEVLKEAKSSNRDISAQLRNRGTVQSSRWTLRQCKPGEKWFLVVVRQDRDWNPSAAEKEPYSLVVTVADRDNEHAQLYTQIQERIAQQAVAREQQKAQQAARLQSRG, encoded by the coding sequence GTGGCTACCTACAAGCATCTGAACATTGCACGGGAAGTTCTGGATAACTCACGCCGGACCAAGAATCCCCCTCCCTTCACCAAACGTGAAGATCGTCGAGGGCATGGCCAGAAACTCAATGCTTACTTTCTTACGGCTGAAGGGCAAGCCAAAAAGCAGATCGGCTCGACAGCTAACTCTCCCTACGTCCTCAAACTGAAATACGACGGCACTCTCAACTTCTCAAACCTTGATGTCCATGGCTTGGAGTTCGTCAGCCAGGAGGATAAACAGCTTTGCGTTGTTTTCGCGACAGAAGAAGGTTTGGCCAAGTTCGCTGACCATCTGACGAAGCTGGGTGTTATGGACGACGCCTTGACCTATGGCCAGATTCTGGAGGCTATCGCAGGGGTGGAGACATGGTCTGCGGAGGATCGGAAGAGCTGGGCGATCACCCATATCGGGATTCCGGACACCCCCACCTTCAAGCTTGATGTCGAACTATGGCCTGTCTATGTAGCGAGCCACCCGAAGCGAATCCTACTCACAAATGCTTTCGAGGCCTGGCTCTCAGGGGAGCGCATTAAAAGGCTCGACAAGCTGAATCTGGACAGCTTGCTCATGTACCGGGTTGAGGTGACGCCCGAACAAGCACAGCTACTGCTGAACCACCGCGATGTCCGGCTTGTTGATCTCATTCCCGCCACCGGAATCAGCATTCAGCAGCTGAATCGGGATATCAACGAGCTACCTCGAAACATACCTGCACCGGCCGCAGATGCGGCACGGGTCTGCATTCTGGACAGTGGTATCAACGGGAACCACCCCCTCTTGAAACCTGCGATGGCTGAAAGCGCCTCCTTTGTGGATGAGGAAGGAGACGATGACCAGGCGGGACATGGTACTGCTGTAGCCGGTGTGGCCCTGTATGGCGACGTAGAGGCCTGCAACAACTCAAATTTCTGGCGCCCGGAGCTCTGGATTTTCAATGGGAAGGTGATGAAGAAGTGTCCGCATACTGGCGATGCGATCTATGACGAGCTCTCGCTTGAGGCATCACTGACGAAAGCGGTTGAGTACTTCGTCGAGCTTGGATGTCGGATCTTCAATCTCTCCCTGGGTAACAATAATGCTCCGTACGATGGAGCTCATGTCAGGGGGCTCGCCTACATCCTGGACGTCCTCTCAAGGCGGCATAACATTTTGTTTGTGGTCTCTACGGGTAACTTCCGCGGCTCTGAAGAACCTCCAGTTCCGGTAAACAGCTGGCGTGACGAGTACCCCGAATATCTTGTCGCAGAACAAAGCGCAATCATCGATCCGGCACCCGCAATGATGGTGCTGACGGTGGGAAGCATCTCCCGGCACAACGCCACTTTTGACAGCCAGAAATATCCAGATATCAGTCAGCTCTCGCCTGCCTCGGAAAACCAACCATCACCTTTCACTCGGCATGGCCCCTCGGTTAAGGGTGCGCTCAAGCCCGAGCTTGTTGCGGCGGGTGGTAACCTTGCCAGCCCCATGAGGCAGGCCAATGCTCAGTGGTCGCCGCACATGCGGGGGCTGGGTGTACTTACGCTTAACCATCAGTGGGCAGGCAACACCATCTTCAAAGAAGTTAGCGGAACGAGCTTCGCGGCACCATACATCACTCATTTGGCCGGGCGCTTGCTGAATGAATATCCAACTGCGTCAGCGAATATGCTTCGCGCGATGCTGGTCAATCAGGCCTACCTTCCAGGTGAGGTTATTTCCACGTTTTCTAATGAGTTCAGAAAGGGCTACAAGGAGGCTAAAGCCACTCGGAAGCGTGATGTGGCGAGAGATGTCGCTGGCTATGGCGTAGTGAGTGAGGCCGACCTCTTCAGATCTTCCAATAACGTCGTAGTTCTGATGTCGGAGGAGACTATTGAAAACGACGGATGCCAGTTCTTTGAGCTGCCTTTGCCGGACGACTACCTGCGTTCCGCTCGTGGGACACGTGAGCTCTCGATAACATTGGCTTACTCGCCAGTAGTCCGAACTACCAGAATTGATTACTTGGCCACTCAGATCAACTATCGCTTGGCTGTAGGCACTTCGCTAGACGAAGTTCAGAAGCACTTTAGCAAGGAACTCAAGGCTGAGACGGAGGTGCTCAAGGAGGCCAAGTCCAGCAATCGCGACATCTCGGCCCAGCTGAGAAACCGCGGTACGGTCCAGTCTTCACGCTGGACGCTTCGGCAGTGTAAACCGGGTGAAAAGTGGTTTTTGGTCGTGGTCAGGCAAGACCGTGACTGGAACCCCTCTGCAGCAGAGAAGGAGCCCTATTCTCTGGTGGTCACTGTAGCTGATCGGGACAATGAGCATGCTCAGCTCTACACCCAGATTCAGGAGCGGATAGCGCAGCAGGCTGTGGCAAGGGAACAGCAAAAGGCTCAACAGGCTGCTCGGCTACAGAGTCGCGGGTAG